Genomic DNA from Prunus persica cultivar Lovell chromosome G1, Prunus_persica_NCBIv2, whole genome shotgun sequence:
CTTTGTGATTCTAGATTCTAGTTGTAGTATACTGCGTGAGAGTAAAGGGATGCTGCTGAACTAATGGTGAGTTTCGTTTGGTAAAGTCTGTGGAGTTTTTCTAAATACATGCTTTCTGCATCGTTCAAAAATGCTGTCATATATCAGATCAAATTGAACTcctgctctctctctattcACAATGAAGAATATGTGATCAGCTTCCACAATCTTGTAGTACCtgcattaattaatcaatgcGATCAGCTTCCAACTTATCTTTTTCCTCACAGAGAAACAAGGAAGAATAGGTAGGGATGCTCAAACAAGAGGAATTACTAACCAGATGCCTGGTTGCAAGGGGTGGCAATCTGAATCATCTTTCATGAAACGGCTCGGGTGTTCAACTGGTATAAGAGGGTAAGTCATGGAGATGGTATTGAGAGCTCCGTCATTGTCCTGCCAATCCTCATCCCTGCACATACATTATTCACACAAGGCTTGAGTAACCACATGCAAAATATGGATTGTGGTGAAACTACTGATGCTTAGAAAACCAAAGCATAATATGCACTTAAAAACACACCTGTAGCCTTTATATGGGGAAGAGACATCAGGAGGGTGACGCCATTGGCTCATCTGCAATACTCTAATGAAGAGCAAGGGGTGAATTCCAAATATGCTAGACGGTACTGTGACACCCAATATCTTCTTTGTGCGCTTAGTGGCATAGCTGAAGTAGTATGTGTTGGGAAAGGAATGCAGATGGCTGTTGAGCCTTAAAGACCCTTGAATTGTAAGGTCCGGGAGGATCCAATCATCGGATGCGAACGGGCCTGAGTTTCCCAACAGGCAATCAACAAGACCCCAAACACCCACTTTCTTCCATGAGATGTGAAAGTGATCAAACCCAAAGTTGTAATAAGCCTTCAGCCAGGGAATGTCAAGCCAATCATAAATGATCACTCCTATGCGGCATAACTGCAGCAGACATATAGGTTTCATGGTTCTTCCATCTTCTGGCCTGAGACATACGGAAACCACAGTAAGTATTTTAGCACTCAAAAGTCTTTCTGTTGAATAacaaaagtttatttttttaaaatccgaAAATATCAAGTACAATTTCACAATTCAACTTTTGTAGCATGTGACTGGTTGGCTTATGACACAATAAACTCCAAAGATGATGTGTGTTTGCCTCTCCAGAGTGATATAAGTTAATGTAATGTAAGTTTTTGGTGACTTCGTTTCTACTTTTCTGTTGCATATGCTATTATGGCTTATTATAGACATAAAACAAAGAGACAAAAAATATGAGGTCAGATAAAAGTTTCTATCTACTTTGGTCTTTTGGCCAGCCAAGTGTCTTATCACGCATTGCATCCGTCACAGTTAAAATTTGCAATAATTTAGCTACAAAGTTTTGAACATCTAGAATAAGCTCAAATGAAACTCACTGCATCCCATCCAAGTAGGTTCTTGTTGTCCCATTGAATGCTCCCGACAATGATGTTAAGCTTAATACCCAATTCTCATTGGTGCTCTCATACCCCTTGAAAGCctgaaaacaaaaggcaaCATTTcagtcaaaattcaaaactactgtctaaaccaatttcatagcTTCTTCATTAATTTGGTGATGCAATTTGGACTAACCTTATCAGCAAGCATTTGCTGCAACACACGAACGACCTGTGCTCCGGCGGAATGCCCAACAAAGTGAATAGGATGATCCTCATCCCATTCAGGGTAGTGCCCTGCATCCCAGTTACAACAAACCATGAGAAACTTGCTATGACTATGAGGCTTACAACACAAACAATTTTTATCACAGAAGGGATAAAAATGAATGGGGAAAGCCAGAACCTTGTTCATAAAGACGACCGAACTGTGAATGCCCACAAGCCTTGCTGTGTTCTTCACCATAATCGACTCTCCCACCCTTCAAATAATAGAACAATTCACGAGCCCTGAAACCCCAAAACCCCCATAAAACCTTGTTAGCTCCAAAGggtacaaaacaaaaacagctaATATTGGATAAAAGAAAAGCtatggatgaatttcaaaggAAAAGGCTTTGAGGCTCCGAGCACAAACCTATCATAAATGCTGGTTAGAGATCCCAAATCAGGCACGAGAACCCTTTCGTCTTTCTTCTCTGCCCCGGCGAAATACGATAAAGCTCCCAATCTctgaaaaacagaggaaatgAAAAACCCAGTTACACAAAAAGGGAACAAAATCGAttagaaaacccaaaatgctCTACTTGGTTAAGGAATCAGAACTCATTTCAGAAAAAAAGCAACATACCCCTTTGCCAAATCCAAATATTCCATGAACCAAAACTATAGGAGGTAGAATTTCATTGGTTGATGTGTCTCTAGGCACCACCTCCTCTTTCACCTCAATGTTCATGTTAGGCTTAGAGAGCAATTCATTCAAAGCCTGCGATAGATCACCAGCCACAGCTGTGCTGAATATGTAAAACCCATATAGCATATGAACGATACTGCTCACAATCAGCTCcgaaaactgcagtgcagcTATCCATAATCTAATCATTTTGTCCAAACTGGAAAACATTTATCCGTttttgctgcttcttcttgttcCTCCCAAAAACAgagccttcttcttctccaacccagaaaacaaaaacaaccaagAAGGCTCCTTCTTCTGCAGAATGAAAGCCTCAAGCTTTTTTAAATAGCTTGAAGCCCCCTTCTATGAAAAATCAATAGAAGGGGAAAAATCCCAAAACAAAGTCTATGAAACTCCGCGggtctttgttttgttatccAACGaatgggaaaaaagaaaatgaaagacagGAAAGGACTAATTTTTCTATGCTTGAGGCTTGGGAAAAATGGGTTTTGGCTTCCTTCCCCTTGCCAAATTGCCACCACAATTCTCTCGTTTCCCAACTATATTCGTCTCACGCGAGTCACAAGACCCACAACCAATCAAAAAGCCTTACTGTTTCATTCCTTATTTTGTCGTTTGGAGGCAGACAGCAAGAGAGGCcagaaaaagcaaaagcttgtagggagagaagagagagaggcctTCTTTGGTTTGGACTGGTGCAACGTGTCCTAGAGAAACTCGCtccaagaaattataaaaatccAGGTGGAGCCCTCTAAGTGGACAGCAACATTTGCTCCTCTGATATagctataaataaataaaataggtaATATCTAATAATAAAGATTCTGATTTATATAGATAAGGTCTTTTGTTCTAACTTACCCTACAATTATATACAACAAATTTCTAGGCGTTTTTATTGAGGTCCAAGTGTGACTGTGTATGTGTTTGCGCTGGAGCTAAAAGCCAGATAAGAAATGAGaagccttcttttttttttggggtacagATTAGAAGCACTATTTATCTCACTCCCAAAGTTGAAAAGgtgcccctctctctctctctctctctctcttctcaggGGACCAACTATAAACCGTATAATCTAGTAATATATTCAATATCCAAAAGAGACCCTTCCTTTGAATCAACGCGCTTTCAAAACGTGAGGTGGATGACACATGAGAAACTTGTTTCATATTGATCTAGATGGTTCTATTAGTATTTATGAGGGCCTAGAGTATGGGCATTTGGGCAACCACTTTTTGCAGCAAAGGATATTGATTGATTGAAGGATTCAATTTGGTGTCgactatttataattattgttGCCCACGCACGTACACAACTGCTAGCAACTAACTTCTCTTGCCATCACTACTTCTTATTGACTTGCCTAGTCTTCACCAGAAAATAATCAATGATGATGTTATTGCATGCATGCATTTattaacatatttttttattgcacaaaatTAAGTGTcgaattcataaaattttcttttgaggcAAAATTAAACTTACTATGCAAGAAACTAAGATGATATATGTTACGGAATAATTGGGACGTATCTTGCACGTCTTATTTAAACGTGGTGGGGTTTTCGAAAGAGTAAAGTAATGGGTTGGTGCACATGCAAATTCAGTGTTGGCTATGACTGTATtttagataaataaataaaccaagtTGGGCCCTGCGGCCAGCAGAGCAGACGTGAGAGACGTTGGTGGTGGGCGATGAGCCATCTGTCACACTCGCGCTGTTGTTTGTTGTCCAAAAGTTGGCCAATTTGGACCATTTGAAGCATACGCCACCAAAACTTGCTCAACTCCTTGTGAATTCtgatttggtttgtttatcGACCGATTATCAGTTAATATCGTTCTTCACATATCAtcaatcaaataattaaaatcatttttaaaGTTTCGCTTTCATTGAATACATCTGGTGGGAGGTAGGGAACTCCCATCCATCACTAAACTTCCTATTAATGGCATTGGCTATTGTTTGTTTGGTTAGATAACCCAAAAAGATATTAGTCTAATTTCGTGTTTGGCAGTTAAACTAAAATTTTGGATCGGATTTTTTAAAacgaaaaaaattcattatcaCAACACACAACCCCCAACCCCCCAACccaccttctttctttctttttttttcttttttttttttaggaggAGCGATTTCACTGAGAGCAAAACAATAGAGTTACATATTATCCTCCACCAAAACATCATACACAGTAACAGGGGGATCCTGAAACCAAGATGATGTTTTTGGTAAGGTGATAGCCAAACGAGCTAAGCGATGCGCTACTCGATTAGTTTCTCTAAAGAcaaaatgaataaaagtaTCCTCTAGCTGGGAAAGTAAAAATCTACAATCTGAGAATAAGAAACTTAGCGCGGATTTATCCTCCTGCTCAGCTAAGACAGCTCGTATCACGCCTTGTGCATCTCTTTCAATCAGTTTAAGGCCGGATCAAGTTCATGGGAGAAAAGGAGGGCCTCACGTAAAGTAACAGCTTCGGCATGTTTAGGAGAAGAAACATAACTGAATTTGCACGCACAAGTAGCCACAAAACACCCCGCAGAGTTTCGAGCAATAATTCCTCCACCACCAACGCCAATCTGCACATTGAGAGCTCCATCTATATTGATCTTGATCGCACCAAAAGGGGGTTTTTGCCATTTCCCCTGAGCTCGTGAGAGCGTCGACTTTAGAGAAGTCTGGTGATCCTTAAATTCATGCAACAACCAAACTGCTCCATCAACCATTTCACATGGACTTCGACGTTTTGTCGTCCATACGACCGTATTCCACTCATTCCAGAGATTCCACAACAGCATAAAGAGGAGTTCAACTTTTTAGCTTTCCCCACCTAACAGATTATGTTCTAGCCATCCATTGAGGCCTCATGTATCACGATCAAGCCATTCGGTCCTTAAAGGGCTGCTTAGCCAGATTAAAGCCGTGAAAGAGCAATCCAGTAAAACATGATGTAATGTCTCCACCCGGGCTTTGCACAACACACAACCACCTAAATTCCATTGGACTTCCTTGCTGAGCAGCCATTCTCTAGTTGGGAGAATATTATGGAGAACCCGCCAGACAAAAACCTTAACCTTTGGTGGAACACATACTTGCCAAAGCCGAGACCATGCCTGAGTTGGACCTGGGCAAAGCCGACCTGCTTAACATATTCATGGCACCGCGCGAAGTTGGACCTGGCCTACTTGGACGTTTTCCACCATATACTCTATCTTGGGTTGTAATCCTCTAAATTATGGGGCTGTGATTAAACGGATCGTCATTGACGATATCAATGGGCTCGGGCCCAGAAGTGGGTGCAGCAGTTAAGGCCTGTACACAATGACCGCCCAAATCTGTCTCCCTAATTAATGGCCGCAGTGCCAATGACATCATCTCCGGGATTGTCTTGTTCAATTAAGGCGAGATTTGGACCCACAAGATCATCTTCCAAATCAACCACAGAATCTGGCGGGCATTTAGATCTGGAATATATGTCTCCGATTTTGTTTCCTCTTCTGAGATGTCATCTGCCACATGAATTTCCCTGTCGAGGTCATAGGCAATTAATGCATGATTCTCATGCCTAATAGGTTCTACCATGTTAGGCCACACTCTTCTTGTGCTGGCTCATCGTTTGCCTCCGTCTCCCCATCATCCACCTCCATCGGCGCACGCATCGACCACTCTTCCGAGGAAGGCAAACCGAAGCACCGCCTTTTGGGTTTGTGATAATTGGGCCCGAGAACATCACGATGAAACCACAACCCATATAGTTTATCACTGTCGTCCCTCTCCTTTCCCGTGTAAAGGCCACAATCTTTCTCGCCATGATCCAGCATGCCACACAGGTAGCGTGTGATTGGCAGTTTCTCATAACGGAGCTGAACCCATTCCACCATCCCACTAGCATCCGGCAATCGCACTGCCAACCAACGTCTTAGGGGCCTGCCAACATCCAGGAGGACCCTAATGCATAAGTAGATGCCGAGACATTCACCGCGCCTGCTCTGGTCAGTCACAACATAGGTCCCGAGCGCATCGCTAATCAGTTTCCCCATAGCTCGGGTCATAAATACTAAGGGAAGACCTTTTACTTGCACCCAAAACTTCTGATTACGTAAAGGTATAATGAGTGGATCAAGTAATCTATTAGCTGCAGCCATGATCAGTAATGAATGGTTGAATGTCCAAGGTCCGCCCCTCATGATGGTGTCGCGTGCCGCCTTGGTCTGAAACGAGAACACGAACTTGTCCTCCTCTATATCGATAATTTGGACTTGTGCCGTAAGTCACCAAAGTGACGCCATCGTGCGTTTGAAAGCCTCCTTATTGTATGGTTTCCGTGCGAGTAGTTTGCCCACAAGCAAAAACTTTGAGGTTAGCAAATTTTTTACCTCATGTTGCTCCACCAGTTCAGCCTGTTCCTCATCGGTTAAGGCAAAACGGACTGCAAACCGAGTCATCACATCGTCCATATAGCCAAGAAGGGTCTTGAGAAACCAAAGCCCCCACCGAAACCCGGTGCCAAGTCCGTGAAAGAACCATTGTCTGCTTCCCCTGATCATACACCGCCACCACAGTGTAGAACGTGGGTGGGTGATAACCGTCGTCGTCCGCCGCGATAAACTATCACTCTCCTAGAAACCCTAGCAGAACCCTAGGGGTTTTAAAGAGACTTTTTACACATCTCATGTGTTTCCCATTCGAAATTCTTTGTTCATTATCCACCTTAAATCAAAGCCTTATACCGCAAAATCTAAATATGAGTAACATGACTTGAGTTCATGAGATTAGGATTTGTTGATTAAATTTTGTGTCGGCATTCGAGTGTTAGGATCTTCTGACGGTGTTTCGCTATTGTGTTCAACATTTAAATACAACTTAATTTCATTGTATACAAAGTAGATATTGTTTACTAAATCTAAATTATTGTGATAAAATTGTACAATCAATATAAAAATtcagtttttaatatttttttcctcAATATAATCTCACCAACCAACCAAATTAGAGCCACGAGTTATTTATGAGTACTTGAGTGGTCCACCTTTATCGAGAGAGATTGAGCAGCTAAtaatctctttttcttttcttttttgggtcgcaaaatttaaaatttgaattaccaGAAACGGATACGGGAAAGCGACAACGGGTTTGCTTTTATGATACGCGGCCCACGTGAAAGTCCCGCGCCAAATCTGAAAGTCGGAAAGTAAAGGCCAAATGACGAGTCGCCAGAGAAGAAGAATCCACTTTATCCTAGAAACTTCTAGCGCCTCATTTACCAGGTTAATCATGTGACGCAATTCATGATTAAAAAATTGCTAATCCAATTTCCAGAACGTCGTCGTCTCGGGTCAATGATTCTAGAGAATGCAACAGTACGGCCCAAAATTGCTCCCACTTAGCCCACCACGTGGAAGGCCCAAATTACCGTCCAAGCCCCAAAATTAACTTCCcgattcattttcattttcatgttcAGCAAAACCCCTCTCTGTCACTCTCCTCGCTCTcgcaaaaccctaatttcagAGGTCCAATGGCGCTGCAACAGTTTGGGCGCACTAAGAGCGTGACGAAGCGGTCGACTAAGTATGTGGAGCAAGCTCTGTACTTGAGGCTGTTCAAGGATGGTGGCTCCGAGGTGAGCGTTCGTCAGCAGCTCAACGAAGTCCTCAAGAGTCGCAAGCGAGTTTACAAATGGGAGGTCGGCGACACCCTCAAGAAGCTTCGCGAACGCAAGCTCTACTACCCCGCTCTCAAGGTCCGCAATTCCAAGTTCTAAATTTTTTACTGGTTATGATTTGCCaccttttttgttcttcataaaagttcctcaaattatgaatttagatAGCATTGTTTCTAGTTACTTGATTTGTAGAACTTAGGTAATTCACATATTCTGGAAAGTAGAGGTAGATTTATGCAGAGCTTATGTGATTGATTATTCTTTAATGTGTATGGTTTtcacaatttaataaaatggTTGGAAGTTTCATTTGTAAATTGGATAGTATTTTTCAAGAAATGTGAGATCTTTCTCTCTGTATTGAGGTTAGAATGTAAGAATATTTGTCTAATCACCAATGTCAGCTTTCCCACGTGTGTATTTGTCAATTCTTTATataacattttattttgttgtaaattatTCTCGATTGTTGCCTCTTTGAATTTATTCAGACAAGTACCTCTTGTTGGCTTTTttaccatatttttcttttcagaagGCTGTATGGTATATGGGGGGAAGTAGGTTGATATTACTATAAGTTGAAGCTTAATCCTGTAACAGTTTTGTATGTTAAATGTTATGTTTCCTTGTTTTCCCTGTTTCTAATCTGAACTGGAAGAGATAGATGCTAAGTGTGTTTCACATTACAGCTCTCGGAGGCTATGGATAGAAGAGGAATGAACAAGACAGTCAGTGATCAGGCAATACATCTTGATCTTATAGCTAAAACCCGAGATATTCCTGCTGCAGAAAATTATTTCATTGATCTTCCTGAAGCAGCAAAGACCCATCACTCATATGGTGCCCTGCTCAATTGTTACTGTAAGGAAATGATGGCTGAAAAAGCTGAAGCACTCATGGAAAAGATGAAGGCACTTAACCTTTCTTTAACCTCCATGCCTTATAACAGCCTTATGACCCTTTACTCAAAAACTGGGCATCCAGAAAAGATCCCAGCCATCATTCAAGAAATGAAGGCTGGCAGTGTCATGCTTGATTCCTGTTCTTACAATGTCTGGATGCGTGCTCTTGCTGCTGTCAATGATATTTCTGGGGTTGAAAGGGTTATTGATGAGATGAAGAGGGATGGTCGAGTTTCCAGTGATTGGACCACGTATAGCAACTTAGCTTCGATTTATGTTGAGGCTGGCATGTTTGAGAAGGCAGAAAAGACACTTAAtgaattggagaaaaaaaatgcacGCCGAGATCTTTTGGTTTACCAATTCCTTATTACATTGTACGGTAAAACAGGGAATCTGCGTGAAGTTCATCGGGTATGGCGTTCCTTGAGGCTGGCTTTCCCTAAAACTGCAAATATAAGTTATCTGAATATGATCCAGGTTTTGGTTAACTTGAATGATCTACCAGGTGCAGAGAAATGTTTCAGGGAATGGGAATCGCGGTGCTCAACCTATGATATTCGAGTAGCAAATGTTTTGATTGGAGCTTATGCTAAAGAGGGTATGCTAGAGAAGGCTAAGGAGCTCAAGGAGCAGGCCCGTAGGAGAGGAGCCAAGCCTAATGCAAAAACTTGGGAGATCTTTCTGGATTATTATTTGGAGACGGGAG
This window encodes:
- the LOC18790715 gene encoding uncharacterized protein LOC18790715 produces the protein MFSSLDKMIRLWIAALQFSELIVSSIVHMLYGFYIFSTAVAGDLSQALNELLSKPNMNIEVKEEVVPRDTSTNEILPPIVLVHGIFGFGKGRLGALSYFAGAEKKDERVLVPDLGSLTSIYDRARELFYYLKGGRVDYGEEHSKACGHSQFGRLYEQGHYPEWDEDHPIHFVGHSAGAQVVRVLQQMLADKAFKGYESTNENWVLSLTSLSGAFNGTTRTYLDGMQPEDGRTMKPICLLQLCRIGVIIYDWLDIPWLKAYYNFGFDHFHISWKKVGVWGLVDCLLGNSGPFASDDWILPDLTIQGSLRLNSHLHSFPNTYYFSYATKRTKKILGVTVPSSIFGIHPLLFIRVLQMSQWRHPPDVSSPYKGYRDEDWQDNDGALNTISMTYPLIPVEHPSRFMKDDSDCHPLQPGIWYYKIVEADHIFFIVNRERAGVQFDLIYDSIFERCRKHVFRKTPQTLPNETHH
- the LOC18791284 gene encoding pentatricopeptide repeat-containing protein At1g60770 — its product is MALQQFGRTKSVTKRSTKYVEQALYLRLFKDGGSEVSVRQQLNEVLKSRKRVYKWEVGDTLKKLRERKLYYPALKLSEAMDRRGMNKTVSDQAIHLDLIAKTRDIPAAENYFIDLPEAAKTHHSYGALLNCYCKEMMAEKAEALMEKMKALNLSLTSMPYNSLMTLYSKTGHPEKIPAIIQEMKAGSVMLDSCSYNVWMRALAAVNDISGVERVIDEMKRDGRVSSDWTTYSNLASIYVEAGMFEKAEKTLNELEKKNARRDLLVYQFLITLYGKTGNLREVHRVWRSLRLAFPKTANISYLNMIQVLVNLNDLPGAEKCFREWESRCSTYDIRVANVLIGAYAKEGMLEKAKELKEQARRRGAKPNAKTWEIFLDYYLETGEYQLAVDCVANATSIGRGDGGKWSPSRKIVKTLMEHFEQEKDVDGAEGFLEILKKSVDSLGVEVFESLIRTYAAAGRTTPSMRARLKMEKLEVGEASKKLLEAVCVE